A stretch of the Dehalococcoidia bacterium genome encodes the following:
- a CDS encoding DUF4258 domain-containing protein — MFNISEHASLRMKQRGITEEDVQYCFDHHNIAFTPKEGYTLYIANHPNGRRLQIVVNPENNDLVTALWLD, encoded by the coding sequence ATGTTCAATATTTCTGAACACGCTAGTCTTCGCATGAAGCAGCGAGGTATCACCGAGGAAGACGTTCAGTATTGTTTCGACCATCATAATATCGCTTTTACGCCTAAAGAAGGGTATACTCTTTATATAGCAAACCACCCGAATGGCAGGCGATTACAGATAGTGGTTAATCCTGAGAATAATGATCTGGTTACTGCTCTCTGGCTGGATTAG
- a CDS encoding tetratricopeptide repeat protein yields the protein MVRDKEEQARLIRQSSKQAIALALEGRWREAVEANKGILGNFPNDVDTLNRLGRAHIELGEYDEARTAYTRAKELDPYNSIADKNLRRLAHLDGDEENAKGDGATKLEPNYFIEETGKAGVVRLQQLGPKEVLARMVAGDKVELEAAAATLSVKNEAGELLGVVEPRHGQRLVRLMAGGNKYAASVTSSSEESLAVIIREIYQHPSQAGQLSFPSRGVESMRALGGDKLAHRHAENDEGVSEEPGFGLLAEEDEAEPEGIDEGEAEGDDQQ from the coding sequence ATGGTACGCGATAAAGAAGAACAGGCCCGCCTTATCCGCCAATCTTCCAAGCAGGCGATAGCGCTGGCGCTGGAAGGCCGCTGGCGCGAGGCCGTGGAAGCCAACAAGGGCATCCTGGGGAACTTCCCAAACGATGTCGATACGCTCAACAGGCTGGGCCGCGCCCATATCGAGCTTGGCGAGTATGACGAAGCCCGCACGGCCTATACCCGCGCCAAGGAACTCGACCCCTATAACTCCATTGCCGACAAGAATCTGCGCCGCCTGGCGCACCTCGACGGCGATGAGGAGAACGCCAAGGGGGACGGCGCCACCAAACTGGAACCCAATTATTTTATCGAGGAAACGGGCAAGGCCGGCGTGGTGCGGTTGCAGCAGCTCGGTCCTAAGGAAGTGCTGGCCAGGATGGTGGCCGGCGATAAAGTGGAGTTGGAAGCCGCCGCCGCCACTCTGAGCGTCAAAAACGAGGCGGGCGAACTTCTGGGAGTGGTGGAACCCCGCCACGGCCAGCGCCTGGTACGCCTGATGGCCGGTGGAAACAAATATGCTGCCAGCGTCACCAGTTCGTCGGAAGAATCCCTGGCCGTCATCATCCGCGAGATATACCAGCACCCCAGCCAGGCAGGGCAGCTTTCCTTCCCCTCCAGGGGCGTGGAGAGCATGCGCGCGCTCGGCGGGGATAAACTGGCCCACCGCCACGCCGAGAATGATGAAGGCGTCTCCGAAGAACCCGGTTTCGGCCTGCTCGCCGAAGAGGACGAGGCCGAGCCTGAGGGAATAGACGAGGGCGAGGCGGAAGGCGATGACCAGCAGTAA
- the gyrA gene encoding DNA gyrase subunit A, whose product MVLGNVKPIKIEEEMRSSYLDYAMSVIVSRALPDVRDGLKPVHRRILFGMRELGLTHNSAYKKSARVVGDVLGKYHPHGDSSVYDAMVRMAQDFSMRHTLIDGQGNFGSVDNDPPAAMRYTECRLAEIAEQMLLDIDKETVDFVSNFDDSLKEPSVLPTRFPNLLVNGSAGIAVGMATNIPPHNLGEVCNAMGYLIDHPDATVDDLLRFVKGPDFPTGGTILGTEGIRSAYATGHGRVLVQAKAFVEDTPGTQHQQIVVTELPYQVNKAALVERIAELVKDKKVTGISELRDESDRQGMRVVMELKRETQPRQVLNNLYKHTQMQSSFFVNMLALVGGQPRVISLKEALQFFIDFRHEVITRRSKYELRIAKDRAHILEGLKIALDFLDEVIKTIRQSANAEAARTALMERFKLSKIQAQAILDMQLRRLANLERKQILDELEQVKKTIADLEDLLANPGRIYGLVKEETKGIGAKFGNARATDITQQESLGFSEEDLIAHQDMVVTLSERGFVKRVPAQSYALQHRGGRGIIGMSTREEDAVRFLLSADTHDAMLFFTNKGRVFSIKCHEIPLDISRISKGTSVVNLFPINPAEKVTAVVPVRSFKPGTFLIMATTMGEAKKVAVEAFNSVRSSGLLAMDLSKNDSLVGAAMGTDENDVIMVSRNGQSIRFPVNELRDSLRASGGVDGFKLIDNDQVVSLDIVNPQGYLLVVTAGGFGKITALEEYPVQHRAGSGVITFNITDKSGPVVAATSVDEYSEVMLVSANGIMTRTPVKEEDPRKGITTQGRATQGVKLMKLDEGDSLVGLTCIEEKDEEDTASSETIDAG is encoded by the coding sequence ATGGTTCTGGGTAATGTAAAACCGATTAAAATCGAAGAGGAAATGCGTAGCTCCTACCTGGACTACGCTATGAGCGTTATCGTTTCGCGCGCCCTGCCGGACGTGCGGGACGGACTCAAGCCGGTGCACCGCCGCATCCTGTTCGGCATGCGCGAGCTGGGCCTGACGCACAATAGCGCCTACAAGAAGAGCGCCCGCGTGGTGGGCGACGTGCTGGGCAAATATCACCCGCACGGCGACTCCTCCGTTTACGACGCCATGGTGCGCATGGCGCAGGACTTTTCCATGCGCCACACGCTCATCGATGGGCAGGGCAATTTCGGCTCGGTGGACAACGACCCCCCCGCCGCCATGCGTTATACCGAGTGCCGTCTGGCCGAAATAGCCGAGCAGATGCTGCTCGACATCGATAAAGAGACCGTCGATTTCGTGTCTAACTTCGACGACAGCCTCAAGGAGCCTTCCGTTCTGCCGACGCGCTTTCCCAACCTGCTGGTCAACGGCTCCGCCGGCATCGCCGTAGGCATGGCCACCAACATCCCGCCGCACAACCTGGGCGAGGTTTGCAATGCCATGGGCTACCTTATCGACCATCCCGACGCCACCGTGGACGACCTGTTGCGTTTCGTCAAGGGCCCCGACTTCCCCACCGGCGGCACCATTCTGGGGACGGAGGGCATCCGCTCGGCCTACGCCACCGGCCACGGGCGCGTGCTGGTGCAGGCCAAGGCCTTCGTGGAGGACACCCCCGGCACGCAGCACCAGCAGATAGTGGTGACGGAACTGCCCTACCAGGTCAACAAGGCGGCTCTGGTCGAACGCATTGCCGAGCTGGTCAAGGATAAAAAGGTCACCGGCATCAGCGAGCTGCGCGATGAGTCCGACCGCCAGGGCATGCGCGTGGTCATGGAGCTCAAGCGCGAAACGCAGCCGCGCCAGGTGCTCAACAACCTCTACAAGCACACGCAGATGCAGTCGTCCTTCTTCGTCAATATGCTGGCGCTGGTCGGCGGGCAGCCGCGCGTCATCTCGCTCAAAGAGGCGCTGCAGTTCTTCATCGATTTCAGACATGAGGTCATCACGCGCCGCAGCAAATACGAGCTGCGCATCGCCAAAGACCGCGCCCACATCCTCGAAGGCCTCAAAATAGCGCTCGACTTTCTGGACGAGGTCATCAAGACCATCCGGCAATCGGCCAACGCCGAGGCCGCCCGCACCGCCCTCATGGAGCGCTTCAAGCTTTCCAAGATACAGGCGCAGGCCATCCTCGACATGCAACTAAGGCGCCTGGCCAACCTGGAGCGCAAACAGATTTTAGACGAACTTGAGCAGGTGAAAAAGACTATCGCCGACCTGGAAGACCTGCTGGCCAATCCGGGCCGTATCTACGGCCTGGTTAAAGAAGAGACCAAGGGCATCGGCGCCAAGTTCGGCAACGCCCGCGCCACCGATATCACGCAGCAGGAGTCGCTGGGCTTCTCCGAAGAAGACCTCATCGCCCACCAGGACATGGTGGTCACCCTCTCCGAGCGCGGCTTCGTCAAGCGCGTGCCGGCCCAGTCTTACGCTTTACAACATCGCGGCGGGCGCGGCATCATCGGCATGTCCACCCGCGAGGAAGACGCCGTGCGCTTCCTGCTCTCCGCCGACACGCACGACGCCATGCTCTTCTTCACCAACAAGGGGCGCGTCTTCAGCATCAAGTGCCACGAGATTCCGCTCGATATTTCGCGCATCTCAAAGGGCACGTCCGTGGTCAACCTCTTCCCCATAAACCCGGCGGAAAAGGTGACCGCCGTCGTCCCCGTGCGCAGCTTCAAGCCCGGCACCTTCCTCATCATGGCGACCACCATGGGCGAGGCCAAGAAGGTGGCTGTGGAGGCCTTCAACTCGGTGCGCTCCAGCGGCCTGCTGGCGATGGACCTCTCCAAGAACGACAGCCTGGTGGGGGCGGCCATGGGCACGGACGAGAACGATGTCATCATGGTCTCCAGGAACGGCCAGTCCATCCGCTTCCCGGTGAACGAGCTGCGCGACAGTTTGCGCGCCTCGGGCGGCGTGGACGGCTTCAAGCTCATCGACAACGACCAGGTGGTTAGCCTGGATATCGTCAATCCCCAGGGCTACCTGCTGGTGGTAACCGCCGGCGGCTTTGGCAAGATTACCGCTCTCGAAGAGTACCCGGTGCAGCACCGCGCCGGTTCGGGCGTCATCACCTTCAACATCACCGACAAGAGCGGCCCTGTTGTTGCCGCCACCTCGGTGGATGAGTACAGCGAGGTCATGCTGGTCTCTGCCAACGGCATCATGACGCGCACGCCGGTGAAGGAAGAAGACCCGCGCAAGGGTATCACCACCCAGGGCCGCGCCACGCAGGGTGTCAAGCTGATGAAGCTGGACGAGGGCGACAGCCTGGTGGGCCTCACCTGCATCGAGGAAAAGGACGAGGAAGATACCGCCTCAAGCGAGACGATAGACGCGGGGTAA
- a CDS encoding TIGR03960 family B12-binding radical SAM protein, producing the protein MNYPDRLLYQVTRPARYTGGELNIIRKDWGKTPLKFALSYPDTYEIGMSNMAVGILYEQINARSDSLAERVFAPWTDMMRVLKENQMPLVSLESGHSLAEFDVVGFSLGYEFTFTNILAMLDLASIPVWSHERNDSHPLVIAGGSAALNPEPMADFIDLFVIGEAEELLPALVDLLMQHKRKDGKLDKQKLLKAAAKLPGVYVPSLYEVGYVDGKYQTLTPLVPEAPARIRRQIVSKLPPPPVKPVVPYIEVVHDRGAVEIARGCSHGCRFCQAGVIYRPVRERPKDEIVKAIGEIIENCGYDEMSLVSLSTGDYSQIDDLVSDITRAYSSQIALSLPSLHLDAHSVKLVDSLPGRRKSGLTFAPEAGSARLQRVINKHIPEEEVLATAAMAFERGWTTLKLYFMLGLPTETDADIEGIIDLVIKVKAQGSKAPGRTPQIRLTLSTFVPKPHTPFQWAAQESEENLLRRHEILKRTLGKRGVKLSWQDTRVSLLEAVISRGDRKIGRVIHRAWQMGAVFDGWSECFNFEIWQKAMQEEGIDPDFYARRERPLDEPLPWAHIDTGVSDEFLKREYKAAVAGELTPDCRTEGCNLCGLEGLGVGC; encoded by the coding sequence TTGAACTATCCCGACCGCCTGCTCTACCAGGTCACCAGGCCCGCCCGCTACACCGGCGGCGAGTTGAACATTATCCGCAAGGACTGGGGCAAAACGCCCCTTAAATTTGCGCTGAGCTACCCCGACACTTACGAGATAGGCATGTCCAACATGGCCGTCGGCATACTCTACGAGCAGATAAACGCCCGCAGCGACTCCCTGGCCGAGCGCGTTTTCGCCCCATGGACGGACATGATGCGGGTGCTGAAAGAGAATCAAATGCCGCTGGTCAGCCTGGAGAGCGGGCATTCGCTGGCGGAGTTCGACGTGGTGGGCTTTTCGCTGGGATATGAGTTCACCTTCACCAACATCCTCGCCATGCTCGACCTGGCATCGATTCCGGTCTGGTCGCATGAACGAAACGACTCGCACCCGCTGGTCATCGCCGGAGGCAGCGCCGCACTCAACCCGGAGCCCATGGCCGACTTCATAGACCTGTTCGTCATCGGCGAAGCGGAGGAACTGTTGCCCGCGCTTGTCGACCTTCTCATGCAACATAAGAGAAAAGACGGCAAACTGGACAAGCAGAAACTCCTCAAGGCGGCGGCCAAACTGCCCGGCGTCTATGTTCCCAGTCTGTACGAGGTCGGCTATGTCGACGGCAAGTACCAGACCCTGACTCCGCTTGTCCCCGAGGCTCCGGCGAGAATCAGGCGTCAAATAGTCTCGAAGCTCCCGCCCCCTCCCGTCAAGCCCGTCGTGCCCTACATCGAGGTGGTGCACGACCGCGGCGCGGTGGAGATAGCGCGGGGCTGTTCGCACGGCTGCCGCTTCTGCCAGGCCGGCGTCATCTACCGCCCGGTGCGCGAGAGGCCTAAAGATGAGATTGTGAAGGCCATCGGCGAGATTATCGAGAACTGCGGCTACGATGAAATGTCGCTGGTATCGCTTTCCACCGGAGACTATTCTCAGATAGACGACCTGGTATCTGACATAACGCGGGCTTACAGCAGCCAGATAGCCCTGTCGCTGCCCAGTCTGCACCTAGACGCCCACTCGGTGAAGCTGGTGGACTCGCTGCCCGGCCGGCGCAAGAGCGGCCTCACCTTCGCCCCTGAGGCGGGTTCTGCCAGACTTCAGCGCGTCATCAACAAGCACATCCCGGAAGAGGAAGTGCTGGCCACCGCCGCCATGGCCTTCGAGCGCGGCTGGACCACGCTCAAGCTGTACTTCATGCTGGGGCTGCCCACCGAGACCGACGCCGACATCGAGGGTATCATCGACCTCGTTATCAAGGTCAAGGCGCAGGGGAGCAAAGCGCCGGGAAGAACCCCTCAAATACGGCTGACGCTGTCCACCTTCGTGCCCAAGCCGCACACTCCCTTCCAGTGGGCGGCGCAGGAGAGCGAGGAAAACCTTTTACGCCGTCATGAGATTCTGAAGCGCACGCTGGGCAAGCGCGGCGTCAAGCTCTCCTGGCAGGATACGCGGGTGAGCCTGCTGGAAGCGGTCATCTCGCGCGGGGACAGAAAAATCGGGCGGGTAATCCACCGTGCCTGGCAGATGGGGGCAGTATTCGACGGCTGGAGCGAGTGCTTCAACTTCGAGATATGGCAGAAGGCCATGCAGGAGGAAGGCATAGACCCGGATTTCTACGCCCGCCGCGAAAGGCCGCTAGACGAGCCGCTGCCCTGGGCGCACATAGACACGGGCGTGTCAGACGAGTTTTTGAAAAGGGAGTACAAGGCTGCCGTGGCCGGCGAGCTTACCCCAGACTGCCGTACCGAAGGCTGCAACCTCTGCGGGCTGGAGGGGCTGGGGGTGGGGTGCTGA
- a CDS encoding DUF2283 domain-containing protein, whose translation MPMQLKYDKKVDAIYITLSTKKCAETKKLDDMRYVDYASDGTPVGVELLGVSGGVAVEDLPKAAELTRLLEGRDIKVFA comes from the coding sequence ATGCCAATGCAATTAAAGTACGATAAAAAGGTTGACGCCATCTATATCACCCTGAGCACCAAAAAATGCGCTGAAACCAAAAAATTAGATGACATGAGGTACGTTGACTACGCTTCTGATGGCACGCCGGTGGGAGTAGAGTTATTGGGCGTGAGCGGGGGCGTGGCCGTTGAAGACCTGCCAAAGGCGGCTGAATTAACTCGGCTGCTTGAGGGGCGAGACATTAAAGTCTTTGCTTAG
- a CDS encoding transposase — protein MFNPDIHHRHSLRLQGYDYSQSGAYFITVCTYNRQCLFGDIVNREIRLNEFGKVIAGEWLKSSKMRKELIMDEYVVMPNHFHGIVFINRDNNLGRGVWPYAPTLHGTSPYSIGAFVQGFKSTITRQINELRHAPSSPVWQRNYYEHVIRDDDDLNRIREYIENNPARWDEDEENPSRAKPLRQV, from the coding sequence ATGTTTAATCCAGATATTCACCACCGCCATTCTCTTCGTTTGCAGGGATACGATTATTCGCAAAGCGGAGCGTATTTTATAACCGTCTGCACCTATAACCGGCAATGTTTGTTTGGCGATATTGTAAACAGGGAAATACGGTTGAATGAATTCGGAAAGGTCATTGCAGGTGAGTGGCTGAAATCGTCAAAAATGCGGAAAGAGTTAATCATGGATGAATACGTCGTAATGCCGAACCATTTCCACGGGATTGTGTTTATCAACCGGGACAATAACCTTGGTAGAGGCGTATGGCCATACGCCCCTACATTGCACGGAACATCGCCATATTCCATAGGCGCTTTTGTCCAGGGTTTCAAATCGACTATTACGCGTCAGATCAACGAATTGCGGCACGCTCCGAGTTCACCTGTCTGGCAACGGAATTATTACGAACACGTTATCCGGGATGATGACGATCTGAACCGCATCCGCGAGTACATCGAAAACAATCCTGCCCGATGGGATGAGGATGAGGAAAATCCTTCGCGCGCAAAACCGTTGAGGCAGGTCTAA